From a single Acidobacteriota bacterium genomic region:
- a CDS encoding ABC transporter ATP-binding protein — MILMENIWKTYQMGVEELHALRDVSFRVEKGEYLAIIGPSGSGKSTLMNLIGCLDSPTKGNYWINGNMVSEMTDDELARIRNKEIGFVFQTFNLLARATALHNVELPLIYAGMRSSERHDKASAALNSVELGDRVMHKPNELSGGQRQRVAIARALVNDPSILLADEPTGALDTKTSQEIMALFEKLHSDGNTIIIVTHEQEVAERAHRVITIRDGRIEKDEKIR, encoded by the coding sequence CTGATCCTTATGGAAAACATCTGGAAGACCTACCAGATGGGCGTAGAAGAGCTGCATGCGCTTCGCGACGTTTCATTCAGAGTCGAAAAGGGCGAGTATCTGGCGATCATCGGACCGTCCGGCTCCGGAAAATCGACTTTGATGAACCTCATCGGCTGTCTCGATTCGCCGACCAAGGGCAATTACTGGATCAACGGTAATATGGTTTCTGAAATGACGGACGACGAACTCGCCCGGATTCGTAACAAAGAGATCGGATTCGTTTTCCAGACCTTCAATTTGCTCGCCAGGGCGACCGCCCTCCACAACGTCGAACTCCCGCTGATCTATGCGGGAATGCGTTCATCCGAGCGCCACGATAAGGCGAGTGCGGCATTGAATTCGGTCGAGCTTGGTGACCGCGTTATGCATAAGCCTAACGAACTCTCCGGCGGACAACGCCAACGCGTTGCCATTGCCCGGGCGCTCGTGAATGATCCCTCGATACTCCTCGCGGACGAGCCGACCGGAGCTCTCGATACAAAGACAAGCCAGGAGATCATGGCACTCTTTGAAAAGCTTCACTCGGACGGTAACACCATCATCATCGTCACCCACGAACAAGAGGTCGCCGAGCGGGCTCACCGCGTCATCACCATTCGCGACGGTCGCATCGAAAAAGACGAGAAGATCCGGTGA